The following proteins come from a genomic window of Salvia hispanica cultivar TCC Black 2014 chromosome 4, UniMelb_Shisp_WGS_1.0, whole genome shotgun sequence:
- the LOC125220612 gene encoding ATP-dependent DNA helicase 2 subunit KU80 isoform X3 — protein sequence MARNKESLVLLIEVGPSMHGVLPEVEKVCCLLAEKKLIYGKYDEVGVVAFGTTDTKNDLTVEVGGYENVTVLRDIKVVDGALVDVLHQLPRGSACGDFLDAVVVGMDMMIKKYKETNKGKKRLCLITNAVTPTRLPYEGTKEDQVKTVAAQMMAHGMKMDCVVVRAQKDWDVDKKIVEENDFLLGLLSNKSSSKVYVGNATSLLGALRTRNITPVTTYRGDFELSSIMKIKVWVYKKTCEEKFPTLKKYSDKAPPTDKFASHEIKVDYEYRSIEDPKRVVPPEQRIKGYRYGPQVVPISSAEWEAVKFKPEKGLKLLGFTDASNIMRHHYMKDVNLFIAEPGNTKAILAISALARAMKEMNKVAIVRCVWRQGQTNVVIGVLSPNVSAKDNVPDSFYFNVLPFAEDVREFQFPSFSNLPSSMQPNEQQQEAADKLVQMLDLAPADGEEVLPPDLTPNPALELKKSSRRIREKPTGSSEEGEGVATAGQAMDVAEYTSPVKVEQLGDSNTVQEFEAMMSRRDSPDWVRKAFQSMKDKIYSLVEDSVEGDTYQKILECLVALRKGCICKQEPEQFNDFLRHLNKFCQERHLDSLSDFLASNNVMLISKSEEPESNIPETEARVLPLKNEP from the exons ATGGCTCGAAATAAG GAAAGTCTGGTGCTGCTGATTGAAGTCGGTCCGTCGATGCATGGTGTGCTGCCggaagttgaaaaagtttgtTGCCTACTTGCAGAGAAGAAG CTGATTTACGGAAAGTATGATGAAGTGGGAGTTGTGGCCTTTGGTACTACAG ATACTAAAAATGACTTGACAGTGGAAGTGGGCGGGTACGAGAATGTGACTGTTTTGAGGGATATTAAGGTTGTTGATGGGGCTCTTGTGGATGTTCTACATCAACTTCCTCGAGGAAGTGCATGTGGAGATT TTCTTGATGCTGTTGTTGTTGGGATGGATATGATGATAAAGAAGTATAAGGAAACTAACAAGGGAAAGAAGCGTTTATGCCTCATAACTAATGCAGTTACTCCAACCAGACTCCCATATGAGGGAACAAAGGAGGATCAAGTAAAAACAGTTGCAGCACAGATGATGGCACATGGCATGAAGATGGATTGTGTTGTTGTTAGAGCACAAAAAGATTGGGACGTGGACAAGAAGATTGTGGAAGAGAATGACTTCCTTTTGGGTCTGCTTTCCAACAAATCTTCTTCAAAGGTGTATGTGGGGAATGCAACTTCCTTATTAGGTGCACTAAGGACTCGTAATATAACACCAGTTACTACATACAGGGGTGATTTTGAGCTGAGCTCTATAATGAAGATCAAG GTCTGGGTCTACAAGAAAACATGTGAAGAGAAATTTCCCACTTTGAAAAAGTATTCTGATAAGGCGCCTCCAACAGATAAATTTGCCTCACATGAAATTAAGGTTGATTATGAATACCGAAGTATTGAAGATCCCAAGAGAGTTGTTCCCCCAGAACAAAGGATCAAGGGCTACCGCTACGGTCCTCAAGTTGTCCCTATATCATCTGCTGAATGGGAGGCTGTGAAGTTCAAACCAGAGAAGGGTTTGAAACTTTTAGGCTTTACGGATGCTTCAAATATCATGAG ACATCATTATATGAAAGACGTAAACCTCTTCATTGCTGAACCTGGGAATACAAAGGCCATTCTTGCAATTTCTGCATTAGCAAGAGCAATGAAGGAAATGAACAAAGTAGCTATAGTCCGCTGTGTGTGGAGACAGGGGCAGACGAATGTTGTTATAGGGGTTCTAAGTCCTAATGTGTCAGCGAAAGATAACGTT CCAGATTCATTTTACTTCAATGTGCTGCCTTTTGCGGAGGATGTGAGAGAGTTCCAGTTTCCTTCATTTAGCAATCTCCCTTCATCAATGCAGCCAAATGAACAGCAGCAAGAGGCTGCAGATAAATTGGTACAGATGCTTGATCTTGCTCCAGCTGACGGAGAGGAAGTTTTGCCACCAGATCTCACACCTAATCCTGCTCTTGAG CTTAAAAAATCATCTAGAAGAATAAGAGAAAAACCAACTGGATCAAGTGAAGAAGGGGAAGGAGTTGCTACTGCTGGCCAAGCAATGGACGTTGCTGAATACACGTCGCCAGTCAAAGTCGAGCAACTGGGAGATTCAAATACTGTTCAAGAATTTGAAGCCATGATGTCTCGTAGAGATAGTCCAGACTGGGTTCGTAAAGCTTTCCAGAGTATGAAGGATAAGATATATAGTCTAGTAGAGGACTCCGTTGAAGGAGACACATATCAGAAAATTCTCGAGTGCTTAGTTGCTCTCCGCAAAGGTTGCATTTGTAAGCAG GAACCAGAACAGTTCAATGATTTTCTGCGCCATCTCAACAAATTCTGCCAGGAGAGACACCTGGACAGCTTATCTGATTTTTTAGCATCAAATAATGTGATGCTAATAAGCAAGAGTGAAGAACCTGAGAG CAACATTCCAGAAACTGAAGCACGTGTTCTTCCACTGAAGAATGAGCCATAA
- the LOC125220612 gene encoding ATP-dependent DNA helicase 2 subunit KU80 isoform X1 has product MARNKESLVLLIEVGPSMHGVLPEVEKVCCLLAEKKLIYGKYDEVGVVAFGTTDTKNDLTVEVGGYENVTVLRDIKVVDGALVDVLHQLPRGSACGDFLDAVVVGMDMMIKKYKETNKGKKRLCLITNAVTPTRLPYEGTKEDQVKTVAAQMMAHGMKMDCVVVRAQKDWDVDKKIVEENDFLLGLLSNKSSSKVYVGNATSLLGALRTRNITPVTTYRGDFELSSIMKIKVWVYKKTCEEKFPTLKKYSDKAPPTDKFASHEIKVDYEYRSIEDPKRVVPPEQRIKGYRYGPQVVPISSAEWEAVKFKPEKGLKLLGFTDASNIMRHHYMKDVNLFIAEPGNTKAILAISALARAMKEMNKVAIVRCVWRQGQTNVVIGVLSPNVSAKDNVPDSFYFNVLPFAEDVREFQFPSFSNLPSSMQPNEQQQEAADKLVQMLDLAPADGEEVLPPDLTPNPALERFYRSLELRSKDPSANIPQIDETLKRITEPDPELLHQNTAVIEEFCRSFELKENPKLKKSSRRIREKPTGSSEEGEGVATAGQAMDVAEYTSPVKVEQLGDSNTVQEFEAMMSRRDSPDWVRKAFQSMKDKIYSLVEDSVEGDTYQKILECLVALRKGCICKQEPEQFNDFLRHLNKFCQERHLDSLSDFLASNNVMLISKSEEPESNIPETEARVLPLKNEP; this is encoded by the exons ATGGCTCGAAATAAG GAAAGTCTGGTGCTGCTGATTGAAGTCGGTCCGTCGATGCATGGTGTGCTGCCggaagttgaaaaagtttgtTGCCTACTTGCAGAGAAGAAG CTGATTTACGGAAAGTATGATGAAGTGGGAGTTGTGGCCTTTGGTACTACAG ATACTAAAAATGACTTGACAGTGGAAGTGGGCGGGTACGAGAATGTGACTGTTTTGAGGGATATTAAGGTTGTTGATGGGGCTCTTGTGGATGTTCTACATCAACTTCCTCGAGGAAGTGCATGTGGAGATT TTCTTGATGCTGTTGTTGTTGGGATGGATATGATGATAAAGAAGTATAAGGAAACTAACAAGGGAAAGAAGCGTTTATGCCTCATAACTAATGCAGTTACTCCAACCAGACTCCCATATGAGGGAACAAAGGAGGATCAAGTAAAAACAGTTGCAGCACAGATGATGGCACATGGCATGAAGATGGATTGTGTTGTTGTTAGAGCACAAAAAGATTGGGACGTGGACAAGAAGATTGTGGAAGAGAATGACTTCCTTTTGGGTCTGCTTTCCAACAAATCTTCTTCAAAGGTGTATGTGGGGAATGCAACTTCCTTATTAGGTGCACTAAGGACTCGTAATATAACACCAGTTACTACATACAGGGGTGATTTTGAGCTGAGCTCTATAATGAAGATCAAG GTCTGGGTCTACAAGAAAACATGTGAAGAGAAATTTCCCACTTTGAAAAAGTATTCTGATAAGGCGCCTCCAACAGATAAATTTGCCTCACATGAAATTAAGGTTGATTATGAATACCGAAGTATTGAAGATCCCAAGAGAGTTGTTCCCCCAGAACAAAGGATCAAGGGCTACCGCTACGGTCCTCAAGTTGTCCCTATATCATCTGCTGAATGGGAGGCTGTGAAGTTCAAACCAGAGAAGGGTTTGAAACTTTTAGGCTTTACGGATGCTTCAAATATCATGAG ACATCATTATATGAAAGACGTAAACCTCTTCATTGCTGAACCTGGGAATACAAAGGCCATTCTTGCAATTTCTGCATTAGCAAGAGCAATGAAGGAAATGAACAAAGTAGCTATAGTCCGCTGTGTGTGGAGACAGGGGCAGACGAATGTTGTTATAGGGGTTCTAAGTCCTAATGTGTCAGCGAAAGATAACGTT CCAGATTCATTTTACTTCAATGTGCTGCCTTTTGCGGAGGATGTGAGAGAGTTCCAGTTTCCTTCATTTAGCAATCTCCCTTCATCAATGCAGCCAAATGAACAGCAGCAAGAGGCTGCAGATAAATTGGTACAGATGCTTGATCTTGCTCCAGCTGACGGAGAGGAAGTTTTGCCACCAGATCTCACACCTAATCCTGCTCTTGAG CGCTTTTACCGCTCTCTTGAGTTGAGATCTAAGGACCCAAGTGCTAATATCCCCCAAATTGATGAGACCCTCAAAAGGATAACAGAGCCTGATCCCGaacttcttcatcaaaataCAGCCGTGATTGAGGAATTCTGTAGGTCCTTTGAACTCAAAGAAAACCCAAAG CTTAAAAAATCATCTAGAAGAATAAGAGAAAAACCAACTGGATCAAGTGAAGAAGGGGAAGGAGTTGCTACTGCTGGCCAAGCAATGGACGTTGCTGAATACACGTCGCCAGTCAAAGTCGAGCAACTGGGAGATTCAAATACTGTTCAAGAATTTGAAGCCATGATGTCTCGTAGAGATAGTCCAGACTGGGTTCGTAAAGCTTTCCAGAGTATGAAGGATAAGATATATAGTCTAGTAGAGGACTCCGTTGAAGGAGACACATATCAGAAAATTCTCGAGTGCTTAGTTGCTCTCCGCAAAGGTTGCATTTGTAAGCAG GAACCAGAACAGTTCAATGATTTTCTGCGCCATCTCAACAAATTCTGCCAGGAGAGACACCTGGACAGCTTATCTGATTTTTTAGCATCAAATAATGTGATGCTAATAAGCAAGAGTGAAGAACCTGAGAG CAACATTCCAGAAACTGAAGCACGTGTTCTTCCACTGAAGAATGAGCCATAA
- the LOC125220612 gene encoding ATP-dependent DNA helicase 2 subunit KU80 isoform X2: protein MHGVLPEVEKVCCLLAEKKLIYGKYDEVGVVAFGTTDTKNDLTVEVGGYENVTVLRDIKVVDGALVDVLHQLPRGSACGDFLDAVVVGMDMMIKKYKETNKGKKRLCLITNAVTPTRLPYEGTKEDQVKTVAAQMMAHGMKMDCVVVRAQKDWDVDKKIVEENDFLLGLLSNKSSSKVYVGNATSLLGALRTRNITPVTTYRGDFELSSIMKIKVWVYKKTCEEKFPTLKKYSDKAPPTDKFASHEIKVDYEYRSIEDPKRVVPPEQRIKGYRYGPQVVPISSAEWEAVKFKPEKGLKLLGFTDASNIMRHHYMKDVNLFIAEPGNTKAILAISALARAMKEMNKVAIVRCVWRQGQTNVVIGVLSPNVSAKDNVPDSFYFNVLPFAEDVREFQFPSFSNLPSSMQPNEQQQEAADKLVQMLDLAPADGEEVLPPDLTPNPALERFYRSLELRSKDPSANIPQIDETLKRITEPDPELLHQNTAVIEEFCRSFELKENPKLKKSSRRIREKPTGSSEEGEGVATAGQAMDVAEYTSPVKVEQLGDSNTVQEFEAMMSRRDSPDWVRKAFQSMKDKIYSLVEDSVEGDTYQKILECLVALRKGCICKQEPEQFNDFLRHLNKFCQERHLDSLSDFLASNNVMLISKSEEPESNIPETEARVLPLKNEP from the exons ATGCATGGTGTGCTGCCggaagttgaaaaagtttgtTGCCTACTTGCAGAGAAGAAG CTGATTTACGGAAAGTATGATGAAGTGGGAGTTGTGGCCTTTGGTACTACAG ATACTAAAAATGACTTGACAGTGGAAGTGGGCGGGTACGAGAATGTGACTGTTTTGAGGGATATTAAGGTTGTTGATGGGGCTCTTGTGGATGTTCTACATCAACTTCCTCGAGGAAGTGCATGTGGAGATT TTCTTGATGCTGTTGTTGTTGGGATGGATATGATGATAAAGAAGTATAAGGAAACTAACAAGGGAAAGAAGCGTTTATGCCTCATAACTAATGCAGTTACTCCAACCAGACTCCCATATGAGGGAACAAAGGAGGATCAAGTAAAAACAGTTGCAGCACAGATGATGGCACATGGCATGAAGATGGATTGTGTTGTTGTTAGAGCACAAAAAGATTGGGACGTGGACAAGAAGATTGTGGAAGAGAATGACTTCCTTTTGGGTCTGCTTTCCAACAAATCTTCTTCAAAGGTGTATGTGGGGAATGCAACTTCCTTATTAGGTGCACTAAGGACTCGTAATATAACACCAGTTACTACATACAGGGGTGATTTTGAGCTGAGCTCTATAATGAAGATCAAG GTCTGGGTCTACAAGAAAACATGTGAAGAGAAATTTCCCACTTTGAAAAAGTATTCTGATAAGGCGCCTCCAACAGATAAATTTGCCTCACATGAAATTAAGGTTGATTATGAATACCGAAGTATTGAAGATCCCAAGAGAGTTGTTCCCCCAGAACAAAGGATCAAGGGCTACCGCTACGGTCCTCAAGTTGTCCCTATATCATCTGCTGAATGGGAGGCTGTGAAGTTCAAACCAGAGAAGGGTTTGAAACTTTTAGGCTTTACGGATGCTTCAAATATCATGAG ACATCATTATATGAAAGACGTAAACCTCTTCATTGCTGAACCTGGGAATACAAAGGCCATTCTTGCAATTTCTGCATTAGCAAGAGCAATGAAGGAAATGAACAAAGTAGCTATAGTCCGCTGTGTGTGGAGACAGGGGCAGACGAATGTTGTTATAGGGGTTCTAAGTCCTAATGTGTCAGCGAAAGATAACGTT CCAGATTCATTTTACTTCAATGTGCTGCCTTTTGCGGAGGATGTGAGAGAGTTCCAGTTTCCTTCATTTAGCAATCTCCCTTCATCAATGCAGCCAAATGAACAGCAGCAAGAGGCTGCAGATAAATTGGTACAGATGCTTGATCTTGCTCCAGCTGACGGAGAGGAAGTTTTGCCACCAGATCTCACACCTAATCCTGCTCTTGAG CGCTTTTACCGCTCTCTTGAGTTGAGATCTAAGGACCCAAGTGCTAATATCCCCCAAATTGATGAGACCCTCAAAAGGATAACAGAGCCTGATCCCGaacttcttcatcaaaataCAGCCGTGATTGAGGAATTCTGTAGGTCCTTTGAACTCAAAGAAAACCCAAAG CTTAAAAAATCATCTAGAAGAATAAGAGAAAAACCAACTGGATCAAGTGAAGAAGGGGAAGGAGTTGCTACTGCTGGCCAAGCAATGGACGTTGCTGAATACACGTCGCCAGTCAAAGTCGAGCAACTGGGAGATTCAAATACTGTTCAAGAATTTGAAGCCATGATGTCTCGTAGAGATAGTCCAGACTGGGTTCGTAAAGCTTTCCAGAGTATGAAGGATAAGATATATAGTCTAGTAGAGGACTCCGTTGAAGGAGACACATATCAGAAAATTCTCGAGTGCTTAGTTGCTCTCCGCAAAGGTTGCATTTGTAAGCAG GAACCAGAACAGTTCAATGATTTTCTGCGCCATCTCAACAAATTCTGCCAGGAGAGACACCTGGACAGCTTATCTGATTTTTTAGCATCAAATAATGTGATGCTAATAAGCAAGAGTGAAGAACCTGAGAG CAACATTCCAGAAACTGAAGCACGTGTTCTTCCACTGAAGAATGAGCCATAA
- the LOC125220613 gene encoding peptidyl-prolyl cis-trans isomerase FKBP43-like isoform X1, protein MAFWGVEVKPGKPITHSCEKAAGRLRISQATLGFGESSKSSVVQCNVGNRSPVLLCVLLPGRMESSHIELEFEEADDVVFSVVGPRSVYLAGYYVRQSGHSNGRSDTESYGVDIEHSPTDRSNYNSEGDEGYDDSFINDDECQVSSPGSPVFYSKGMDEVMPEKDKPKSKNGRNKLGRKRQWVSESDNDASSPKKEEEAGEMDVECQKDAKTTTCGDDGEMEDEAKYDDICGSQSKQQADDISDKLRRVTQLRSLDEEGTEINKMKSHDQEKPRKKRKQCSVTKRTNEVQTDDGDPGVPRVCKEHEAEASADLKGVGGDHLMTALESDSANDPKSKERCNELLEGELTEGTDEKFQNITEDLVEPVSLHTDNFTENLPAENGECEQQQTPEETSMEECGPECHNVWSNGEVMQEVHIDEKTDLPAEIMQEVCDEGKTDDLPAQVMQIEHADRETDDLQAEVMQEEHVERTIDDLLAENGDNKEGQIDSNITDTKVTELLANDSQADKIKKKRKKRKSKGKGGLDMSAIQMLDTQETETETESTNIVPFDTRTLPNGLTIKDLSSGPPGGRVAVPGKKTVDLRNMDQIKIHYNGMLKESGLVYDSNVGGPAFKFLLGDKAYIDGWNVGIDGMRVGDKRRLIIPPSMGYGDVQVGADIPPNSWLIYDIELVKVYH, encoded by the exons ATGGCCTTCTGGG GCGTGGAGGTAAAGCCGGGGAAACCGATAACGCATTCCTGTGAGAAGGCAGCAGGAAGGCTTCGGATTTCACAG GCGACCTTGGGATTTGGTGAGTCTTCAAAGAGCTCCGTGGTACAGTGTAATGTGGGTAATAGAAGCCCGGTTCTTCTCTGCGTGCTGCTACCAGGCCGAATGGAGTCATCCCAtattgaattggaatttgaGGAGGCGGATGATGTGGTTTTTTCTGTAGTTGGTCCACGAAGTGTCTACCTTGCTGGCTATTATGTCCGTCAGAGTGGGCATTCGAATGGTCGTAGTGATAC AGAGTCATATGGCGTCGATATTGAACACTCCCCTACAGATCGATCTAATTACAATAGTGAGGGTGATGAAGGATATGATGACAGTTTCATTAACGATGATGAATGTCAAGTTTCTTCTCCAGGGTCCCCTGTTTTTTATAGTAAAG GAATGGATGAGGTTATGCCAGAAAAGGATAAGCCGAAGAGCAAAAATGGTCGAAATAAACTAGGTAGGAAAAGACAATGGGTGAGTGAGTCAGATAATGATGCAAGTTCACCCAAAAAGGAAGAGGAGGCTGGTGAAATGGATGTTGAGTGTCAAAAAGATGCAAAGACAACTACATGTGGTGATGATGGAGAAATGGAAGATGAAGCAAAATATGATGATATATGTGGTAGTCAGTCAAAGCAACAGGCTGATGATATCAGCGACAAATTACGAAG GGTGACACAACTGCGATCGCTGGATGAAGAAGGGACAGAGATTAATAAGATGAAATCTCATGATCA GGAAAAACccagaaagaaaagaaagcaaTGCTCTGTTACAAAGAGAACCAATGAAGTTCAGACCGATGATGGGGACCCTGGTGTCCCCAGAGTGTGTAAAGAGCATGAAGCTGAGGCATCGGCTGATCT CAAGGGAGTTGGTGGAGATCATTTGATGACAGCTCTAGAGTCAGACTCTGCAAATGACCCAAAATCAAAAGAGAGATGCAATGAACTGTTGGAAGGAGAACTTACTGAAGGAACTGATGAAAAATTTCAGAATATTACTGAAGATTTGGTTGAGCCAGTTTCACTACATACTGATAATTTTACAGAGAATCTGCCAGCTGAAAATGGAGAATGTGAACAGCAACAAACACCTGAAGAAACCAGTATGGAAGAATGCGGTCCCGAATGTCACAATGTATGGAGTAATGGAGAAGTAATGCAAGAAGTGCATATTGACGAAAAAACAGATCTGCCAGCTGAAATCATGCAAGAAGTGTGTGATGAAGGAAAAACAGATGATTTGCCAGCTCAAGTCATGCAAATAGAACACGCTGACAGAGAAACAGATGATCTTCAAGCTGAAGTCATGCAAGAAGAGCATGTAGAAAGAACAATAGATGATCTTCTGGCAGAAAATGGAGACAATAAAGAGGGTCAGATTGATAG CAATATCACCGACACCAAAGTAACTGAGTTACTAGCTAATGACAGTCAAGCtgataaaatcaagaaaaagagaaagaaaaggaaaagtaaaGGCAAGGGAGGCTTGGACATGAGTGCAATTCAGATGTTAGATACTCAAGAGACTGAAACTGAGACTGAGAGCACTAACATAGTGCCATTTGATACGAGGACCTTACCAAATGGATTGACTATTAAAGATTTGAGCAGTGGGCCACCAGGTGGGAGAGTGGCTGTTCCAGGCAAAAAG ACTGTGGATCTACGAAATATGGATCAGATCAAGATCCATTACAATGGCATGTTGAAGGAGAGTGGACTTGTTTATGATTCAAATGTGGGTGGTCCTGCCTTCAAGTTTCTGCTAG GTGATAAAGCATATATCGACGGATGGAATGTTGGTATTGATG GTATGCGTGTTGGTGATAAGAGGAGGTTAATCATTCCACCTTCAATGGG TTATGGAGATGTTCAAGTAGGAGCCGATATTCCGCCAAACTCATGGCTAATCTACGACATTGAGTTAGTGAAAGTGTATCACTAA
- the LOC125220613 gene encoding peptidyl-prolyl cis-trans isomerase FKBP43-like isoform X2, whose product MAFWGVEVKPGKPITHSCEKAAGRLRISQATLGFGESSKSSVVQCNVGNRSPVLLCVLLPGRMESSHIELEFEEADDVVFSVVGPRSVYLAGYYVRQSGHSNGRSDTESYGVDIEHSPTDRSNYNSEGDEGYDDSFINDDECQVSSPGSPVFYSKGMDEVMPEKDKPKSKNGRNKLGRKRQWVSESDNDASSPKKEEEAGEMDVECQKDAKTTTCGDDGEMEDEAKYDDICGSQSKQQADDISDKLRRVTQLRSLDEEGTEINKMKSHDQEKPRKKRKQCSVTKRTNEVQTDDGDPGVPRVCKEHEAEASADLKGVGGDHLMTALESDSANDPKSKERCNELLEGELTEGTDEKFQNITEDLVEPVSLHTDNFTENLPAENGECEQQQTPEETSMEECGPECHNVWSNGEVMQEVHIDEKTDLPAEIMQEVCDEGKTDDLPAQVMQIEHADRETDDLQAEVMQEEHVERTIDDLLAENGDNKEGQIDSNITDTKVTELLANDSQADKIKKKRKKRKSKGKGGLDMSAIQMLDTQETETETESTNIVPFDTRTLPNGLTIKDLSSGPPGGRVAVPGKKIKIHYNGMLKESGLVYDSNVGGPAFKFLLGDKAYIDGWNVGIDGMRVGDKRRLIIPPSMGYGDVQVGADIPPNSWLIYDIELVKVYH is encoded by the exons ATGGCCTTCTGGG GCGTGGAGGTAAAGCCGGGGAAACCGATAACGCATTCCTGTGAGAAGGCAGCAGGAAGGCTTCGGATTTCACAG GCGACCTTGGGATTTGGTGAGTCTTCAAAGAGCTCCGTGGTACAGTGTAATGTGGGTAATAGAAGCCCGGTTCTTCTCTGCGTGCTGCTACCAGGCCGAATGGAGTCATCCCAtattgaattggaatttgaGGAGGCGGATGATGTGGTTTTTTCTGTAGTTGGTCCACGAAGTGTCTACCTTGCTGGCTATTATGTCCGTCAGAGTGGGCATTCGAATGGTCGTAGTGATAC AGAGTCATATGGCGTCGATATTGAACACTCCCCTACAGATCGATCTAATTACAATAGTGAGGGTGATGAAGGATATGATGACAGTTTCATTAACGATGATGAATGTCAAGTTTCTTCTCCAGGGTCCCCTGTTTTTTATAGTAAAG GAATGGATGAGGTTATGCCAGAAAAGGATAAGCCGAAGAGCAAAAATGGTCGAAATAAACTAGGTAGGAAAAGACAATGGGTGAGTGAGTCAGATAATGATGCAAGTTCACCCAAAAAGGAAGAGGAGGCTGGTGAAATGGATGTTGAGTGTCAAAAAGATGCAAAGACAACTACATGTGGTGATGATGGAGAAATGGAAGATGAAGCAAAATATGATGATATATGTGGTAGTCAGTCAAAGCAACAGGCTGATGATATCAGCGACAAATTACGAAG GGTGACACAACTGCGATCGCTGGATGAAGAAGGGACAGAGATTAATAAGATGAAATCTCATGATCA GGAAAAACccagaaagaaaagaaagcaaTGCTCTGTTACAAAGAGAACCAATGAAGTTCAGACCGATGATGGGGACCCTGGTGTCCCCAGAGTGTGTAAAGAGCATGAAGCTGAGGCATCGGCTGATCT CAAGGGAGTTGGTGGAGATCATTTGATGACAGCTCTAGAGTCAGACTCTGCAAATGACCCAAAATCAAAAGAGAGATGCAATGAACTGTTGGAAGGAGAACTTACTGAAGGAACTGATGAAAAATTTCAGAATATTACTGAAGATTTGGTTGAGCCAGTTTCACTACATACTGATAATTTTACAGAGAATCTGCCAGCTGAAAATGGAGAATGTGAACAGCAACAAACACCTGAAGAAACCAGTATGGAAGAATGCGGTCCCGAATGTCACAATGTATGGAGTAATGGAGAAGTAATGCAAGAAGTGCATATTGACGAAAAAACAGATCTGCCAGCTGAAATCATGCAAGAAGTGTGTGATGAAGGAAAAACAGATGATTTGCCAGCTCAAGTCATGCAAATAGAACACGCTGACAGAGAAACAGATGATCTTCAAGCTGAAGTCATGCAAGAAGAGCATGTAGAAAGAACAATAGATGATCTTCTGGCAGAAAATGGAGACAATAAAGAGGGTCAGATTGATAG CAATATCACCGACACCAAAGTAACTGAGTTACTAGCTAATGACAGTCAAGCtgataaaatcaagaaaaagagaaagaaaaggaaaagtaaaGGCAAGGGAGGCTTGGACATGAGTGCAATTCAGATGTTAGATACTCAAGAGACTGAAACTGAGACTGAGAGCACTAACATAGTGCCATTTGATACGAGGACCTTACCAAATGGATTGACTATTAAAGATTTGAGCAGTGGGCCACCAGGTGGGAGAGTGGCTGTTCCAGGCAAAAAG ATCAAGATCCATTACAATGGCATGTTGAAGGAGAGTGGACTTGTTTATGATTCAAATGTGGGTGGTCCTGCCTTCAAGTTTCTGCTAG GTGATAAAGCATATATCGACGGATGGAATGTTGGTATTGATG GTATGCGTGTTGGTGATAAGAGGAGGTTAATCATTCCACCTTCAATGGG TTATGGAGATGTTCAAGTAGGAGCCGATATTCCGCCAAACTCATGGCTAATCTACGACATTGAGTTAGTGAAAGTGTATCACTAA